From Xiphophorus hellerii strain 12219 chromosome 20, Xiphophorus_hellerii-4.1, whole genome shotgun sequence, the proteins below share one genomic window:
- the LOC116710837 gene encoding E3 ubiquitin-protein ligase TRIM39-like — protein MFVFIEQSFPVNWEVFLSESLHFLSTKILRYFMFPLPSRLRCSSFMLKQEQPELRHDSVSDLKKSWRTDTMSCPSEKDLSCPICFDIFSDPVVLSCSHSFCRACLQRWWSERRRDSCPLCKEISSFRSPPCNLALKNLCETFTLERKKNPPKEPEDLCSLHAEMLKLFCLDHQRPVCLICRDAKDHSDHRFRPIGEAAQDRRDDLARILKPLKKKLALLKQAKESCGGTAEHIKTQSKHTERLIRNQFNWLHQLLEEEEEARVAALRDEEKRKCKDMTDRIEVLNRAIRVLSDTIRTAEEELRAADLRFLQNYKAAAARVKHCPLLDDPQTPRGALIDETKHLGNLAYNIWTQLKKTASFAPVLLDPNTAHPELVLSADLTSVTFGPRQKLPENPERFDQHHCVLGAEGFASGTHGWAVEVRRDQNWGVGVVSESVRRKGQIRDGFWGICLFNGNVTAVSHPVPSKHLPVKKLQRVRVQLDWDGGTLSFFDLDSDRHIHTFIHRFTEKMFPFIGTNNKLPVRILPVINW, from the coding sequence ATGTTTGTGTTCATTGAACAGAGCTTCCCTGTGAACTGGGAAGTTTTTCTGTCGGAATCTCTGCATTTCCTCTCAACTAAAATCCTGCGATATTTCATGTTTCCACTTCCCTCTCGGCTTCGATGTTCCTCATTTATGCTCAAACAGGAACAACCGGAGCTGCGCCATGACAGTGTTTCAGATTTAAAGAAGAGCTGGAGGACAGATACGATGTCCTGTCCGTCAGAGAAAGACCTCTCCTGTCCAATCTGCTTCGACATCTTCAGCGACCCCGTCGTGCTGTCCTGCAGCCACAGCTTCTGCAGAGCCTGTCTGCAGAGATGGTGGTCCGAGAGGCGGAGAGACTCCTGCCCGCTCTGTAAGGAGATCTCCTCGTTCCGCTCTCCGCCCTGCAACCTGGCCTTAAAGAACCTGTGCGAAACCTTCACCCTGGAACGGAAGAAGAACCCTCCAAAAGAGCCGGAGGATCTCTGCAGTCTTCATGCAGAGATGCTGAAGCTTTTCTGCCTGGACCATCAGCGGCCGGTTTGTCTCATCTGCAGGGACGCGAAAGATCACAGCGACCACAGATTTAGACCCATCGGCGAGGCGGCGCAGGACCGCCGGGACGACCTCGCCAGGATCctgaaacctctgaagaagaagctGGCGCTCCTGAAGCAAGCCAAGGAAAGCTGTGGTGGAACAGCAGAGCACATTAAGACCCAGTCCAAACACACGGAGAGGCTCATCAGGAATCAGTTCAACTGGCTTcaccagctgctggaggaggaagaggaggccaggGTCGCCGCGCTGCGCGACGAAGAGAAACGGAAATGTAAAGACATGACGGATCGGATTGAGGTTCTGAACAGAGCGATACGAGTTCTGTCAGACACAATCAGAACcgcagaggaggagctgagggCTGCAGACCTGAGATTCCTGCAGAATTACAAGGCCGCAGCAGCCAGGGTTAaacactgccccctgctggacgaCCCGCAGACTCCCCGCGGAGCGCTGATAGACGAGACCAAACACCTGGGCAACCTGGCCTACAACATCTGGACCCAGCTGAAGAAGACGGCCTCCTTCGCACCCGTCCTCTTGGACCCGAACACGGCTCACCCAGAGCTGGTTCTGTCCGCGGATCTGACCAGCGTCACGTTCGGGCCGAGGCAGAAGCTCCCCGAGAACCCGGAGAGGTTCGACCAGCACCACTGCGTCCTGGGCGCCGAGGGGTTCGCCTCCGGGACTCACGGCTGGGCCGTGGAGGTCCGGCGGGACCAGAACTGGGGCGTGGGCGTGGTCAGCGAGTCGGTCCGGAGGAAGGGCCAAATCCGAGATGGATTCTGGGGGATTTGTCTGTTCAACGGAAACGTGACGGCCGTTTCCCATCCGGTACCGAGCAAACATCTCCCGgtgaagaagctgcagagagTCAGAGTTCAGCTGGACTGGGACGGAGGGACCCTGTCCTTCTTTGATTTAGACTCAGACAGACACATCCACACCTTCATCCACAGGTTCACCgagaaaatgtttcctttcattGGGACCAACAACAAATTACCTGTGAGGATTTTACCTGTAATCAACTGGTAA